The following coding sequences are from one Comamonas koreensis window:
- a CDS encoding Bug family tripartite tricarboxylate transporter substrate binding protein has translation MHRRHCFFSLAAALGLLAFSAQAQTASYPNHPVKVMVALPAGGGVDMIARLVGQQLQASTGQPFIVDNRAGASGRIGLPVVAKASPDGYTLMASPASFLTTNKSIFKDLPYDPQADFAPITKLANQAMVLVVKDRKKFPNAAAVLAAAKAQPTLVTYASSGEGSPQHLAALMFETRGHLQMTHVPYKGGALAINDMLGGNVDLLFAPLPEALPHLKSGKLSALALMSDKRSPLIAEVPTMAEAGIPDMVMQTWIGLLAPARTPRPIVDALNRQVQAILLRDDIRQQLQDVGMEVAPTTPEQFQQTIAQEISLHAQLVKAAGLVPQ, from the coding sequence ATGCATCGTCGTCACTGCTTTTTCAGCCTGGCCGCCGCGCTGGGTCTCCTGGCCTTCAGTGCCCAGGCGCAGACCGCCAGCTACCCCAACCACCCGGTCAAAGTGATGGTGGCCCTGCCCGCGGGGGGCGGTGTGGACATGATTGCGCGCCTGGTGGGCCAGCAGCTGCAGGCCAGCACCGGCCAGCCGTTCATCGTCGACAACCGCGCCGGCGCCTCCGGCCGCATTGGCCTGCCGGTGGTCGCCAAGGCCAGCCCCGATGGCTACACCTTGATGGCCTCGCCCGCGTCCTTTTTGACCACCAACAAAAGCATCTTCAAGGACCTGCCCTATGACCCGCAGGCCGACTTTGCGCCCATCACCAAGCTCGCCAACCAGGCCATGGTGCTGGTGGTCAAGGACCGCAAGAAATTCCCCAACGCCGCGGCCGTGCTGGCCGCCGCCAAGGCCCAGCCGACCCTCGTGACCTATGCCAGCTCGGGCGAAGGCAGTCCCCAGCACCTGGCAGCGTTGATGTTCGAGACCCGGGGCCATCTGCAGATGACGCATGTGCCCTACAAAGGCGGTGCCCTCGCCATCAACGACATGCTGGGCGGCAATGTGGACCTGCTGTTTGCGCCGCTGCCCGAGGCCCTGCCCCACCTCAAGTCCGGCAAGCTCAGCGCGCTGGCGCTGATGAGCGACAAGCGCTCACCCTTGATTGCCGAGGTGCCGACCATGGCCGAGGCCGGTATCCCCGACATGGTGATGCAGACCTGGATCGGCCTGCTGGCCCCGGCGCGCACACCGCGCCCCATCGTCGATGCGCTCAACCGCCAGGTGCAGGCCATCTTGCTGCGCGACGACATCCGGCAGCAGCTGCAGGACGTGGGCATGGAAGTGGCGCCCACCACGCCGGAGCAGTTCCAGCAAACCATTGCGCAGGAGATCAGCCTGCATGCGCAGCTGGTCAAGGCCGCCGGCCTGGTGCCGCAATAA
- the uraD gene encoding 2-oxo-4-hydroxy-4-carboxy-5-ureidoimidazoline decarboxylase, which produces MTPAQRLDHLNHCSPDDFCAALADIWEHAPWVAAQTVALRPFASADALHSAMLAVVAGLDEPARIRFYAGHPELGGALARQGAMNAASTDEQASLGLGQLQAAEAQRWDDLNRAYRERFGFPFILCIRQHSLASALLVFEQRLGHTRQKELRLALNEIAAISRLRLARYLQASDPAPAPSH; this is translated from the coding sequence ATGACGCCTGCCCAACGCCTCGACCACCTCAACCATTGCAGCCCTGACGACTTCTGCGCGGCCCTGGCCGACATCTGGGAGCATGCGCCCTGGGTGGCGGCGCAGACCGTGGCGCTGCGCCCCTTTGCCAGCGCCGATGCCCTGCACAGCGCCATGCTGGCCGTAGTCGCCGGGCTTGATGAACCGGCGCGCATCCGTTTTTACGCCGGCCACCCGGAGCTGGGTGGCGCGCTGGCCCGGCAGGGGGCGATGAATGCCGCATCCACCGACGAGCAGGCCAGCCTGGGCCTGGGCCAGCTGCAGGCGGCCGAGGCCCAGCGCTGGGATGACCTCAACCGCGCCTACCGCGAACGCTTTGGCTTTCCCTTCATTCTCTGCATCCGCCAGCACAGCCTGGCATCGGCCTTGCTTGTGTTCGAGCAGCGCCTGGGCCACACGCGGCAGAAGGAGCTGCGACTGGCGCTGAACGAGATTGCCGCCATCAGCCGCCTGCGGCTGGCGCGCTACCTGCAGGCCAGCGATCCCGCCCCGGCCCCCAGCCATTGA
- a CDS encoding LysR family transcriptional regulator — MRHSLVPTALRYADQVARSGSIQKAARELHVAASAINRQILALEEELGVPLFERMPRGMRLTASGDALITMARRWRQDETRMVAEVRRIQGIHQGHVSLVAMDSHATGVLPALIEALNAQHPLVSLSVELSTPDDAETALMTGKADLAAIFNLAPRRELLVLWQAQLPLGCVVAPGHALAGRKSVSFQEATAYPIALQSRAITIRRLLEAQFSWLFKDARGFVESNSLQLVKQLALGGQRLIFTSQLDVAPELAAGTLVFIPIRDQGAEPQSISVAVDATRPPGPVVKLVAQQLSQALQASLDRARQPIPGLA, encoded by the coding sequence ATGCGCCATTCGCTTGTCCCTACCGCTTTGCGCTATGCCGACCAGGTGGCCCGCTCGGGCTCGATCCAGAAAGCCGCGCGCGAGCTGCATGTGGCCGCATCGGCGATCAACCGCCAGATTCTGGCGCTGGAAGAAGAGCTGGGCGTGCCGCTGTTCGAGCGCATGCCCAGGGGCATGCGGCTGACGGCCTCGGGCGATGCGCTGATCACGATGGCCCGGCGTTGGCGCCAGGATGAGACCCGCATGGTGGCCGAGGTGCGGCGCATCCAGGGCATCCACCAGGGCCATGTGTCGCTGGTCGCGATGGACAGCCATGCCACCGGCGTGTTGCCCGCGCTGATCGAGGCACTCAATGCCCAGCACCCCTTGGTCAGCCTGTCGGTAGAGCTGAGCACCCCCGACGATGCCGAGACGGCGCTGATGACCGGCAAGGCCGACCTGGCCGCCATCTTCAACCTGGCGCCGCGCCGTGAGCTGCTGGTGCTGTGGCAAGCCCAGCTGCCGCTGGGCTGCGTTGTGGCGCCGGGCCATGCGCTGGCCGGTCGCAAGAGCGTCAGTTTCCAGGAGGCGACCGCCTATCCGATCGCACTGCAAAGCCGCGCCATCACCATCCGCCGCCTGCTGGAGGCGCAGTTCAGCTGGCTGTTTAAGGATGCGCGCGGCTTTGTCGAGAGCAATTCGCTGCAGCTGGTCAAACAGCTGGCGCTGGGCGGGCAGCGCCTGATCTTTACCTCGCAGCTCGATGTGGCCCCTGAGCTGGCGGCCGGTACGCTGGTGTTCATCCCCATCCGCGACCAGGGCGCCGAGCCCCAGAGCATCAGCGTGGCCGTCGATGCCACGCGCCCGCCAGGCCCGGTGGTCAAGCTGGTGGCCCAGCAGCTGAGCCAGGCTCTGCAGGCCAGCCTGGACCGGGCCCGCCAGCCAATTCCAGGCTTGGCCTGA
- a CDS encoding glutathione S-transferase family protein: MLQLYIGNKNYSSWSMRAWVLLRQAGIPFEEKFVRFDGFDSQSEFKRTMTAISPTGTVPLLRDGDISVWDSLAIAEYAAEQFPDKQLWPKDKAARASARSICAEMHGGFTALRSACPMNIEADLAEVGRIVWRDNAAVRKNVERLCSMWSHLLAQHGGPMLFDQFSIADAYYAPVCSRLKTYQLPIPGEIAAYIERVHQLPGVKAWIDAALAEQDFVAVDEPYRAER, from the coding sequence ATGCTGCAGCTTTATATCGGCAACAAAAATTATTCCTCCTGGTCCATGCGCGCCTGGGTGCTGCTGCGCCAGGCGGGCATTCCTTTTGAAGAGAAGTTTGTCCGCTTCGACGGTTTTGACAGCCAGTCCGAGTTCAAACGCACGATGACCGCCATCAGCCCCACCGGCACGGTGCCGCTGCTGCGCGATGGCGACATCAGCGTTTGGGACAGCCTGGCGATTGCCGAATATGCAGCGGAGCAATTCCCTGACAAGCAGCTGTGGCCCAAGGACAAGGCAGCCCGCGCCAGCGCCCGCAGCATCTGCGCCGAGATGCATGGCGGCTTCACCGCCCTGCGCAGTGCCTGCCCGATGAACATCGAGGCCGACCTGGCCGAGGTGGGCCGCATCGTCTGGCGCGACAACGCCGCTGTGCGCAAGAATGTCGAGCGCCTGTGCAGCATGTGGAGCCACCTGCTGGCCCAGCATGGCGGCCCCATGCTGTTTGACCAATTCAGCATTGCCGATGCCTACTACGCGCCGGTGTGCTCGCGCCTCAAGACCTACCAGCTGCCCATCCCCGGCGAGATTGCCGCCTATATCGAGCGCGTGCACCAGTTGCCCGGCGTCAAGGCCTGGATCGATGCGGCGCTGGCCGAGCAGGACTTTGTCGCAGTGGACGAGCCCTACCGCGCAGAGCGTTAA
- a CDS encoding 5-formyltetrahydrofolate cyclo-ligase produces MDKKAVRQALIEQRLHMPDRLERAEQLQQVLRFWLMERQDAVIGAYWPIKGEFDPLPALHRWKEDGALMDEPKLRRIALPVVNKQHKTLSFHAWYPGCPMEMDAYDIPKPQNTELVVPTLLFVPCVGYGPGGYRLGYGGGFYDRTLAALEPRPFTVGLGFTNGFVDDFEPEAHDLPLDAILNDNGVVWPLGDS; encoded by the coding sequence ATGGATAAAAAAGCCGTGCGCCAAGCGCTCATTGAACAGCGTCTGCATATGCCCGATCGTCTGGAGCGCGCCGAACAGCTCCAGCAAGTCCTGCGTTTTTGGCTGATGGAGCGCCAGGATGCGGTGATCGGCGCCTACTGGCCGATCAAGGGCGAGTTCGACCCTCTGCCCGCGCTGCACCGCTGGAAGGAAGACGGTGCGCTGATGGACGAGCCCAAGCTGCGCCGCATTGCGCTGCCGGTGGTGAACAAGCAGCACAAGACCTTGAGCTTCCACGCCTGGTACCCCGGCTGCCCGATGGAGATGGATGCCTACGACATCCCCAAGCCGCAAAATACCGAGCTGGTCGTGCCCACCTTGCTGTTTGTGCCCTGCGTGGGCTATGGCCCGGGCGGCTACCGCCTGGGTTACGGCGGCGGTTTTTATGACCGCACCCTGGCCGCGCTGGAGCCGCGCCCCTTCACCGTCGGCCTGGGCTTTACGAATGGCTTTGTCGATGATTTCGAGCCCGAAGCGCATGACCTGCCGCTCGATGCCATCCTCAATGACAATGGCGTAGTCTGGCCCCTGGGCGATTCGTAG